The genomic region ATTTCGAACCCACGGAGGCGCTGTATTCGCTTGAGTTCGAGCGGGTTGCCGACCGCCGGGAGTTCCGCGAGCGATTCGGCGAGTCAGTCCGAAGCGATGGGACACAGGTCATCGAGGTCCAGTTCGACGCCGGCGACAGCCACGCAGTCAGAGACCGGCTTGCCGAACAGGTCGCCGAGACCCTCGCTGGCGACTAACTTTTCAGAGCCGCAACACGGACGCCGTCAGGAGCGACAGCCCGAACGGGAGCCACGTTCCCGACAGCGCGAGCGCCCCAATGAGCGAGAACGCACTGATGTTTAAGACCACCAGCAGCACCGCCGTCGTCAGACTCCAGCTCCCAAACACCAGAATCGCAATCGTGGGCTCAGACTGGAGGTAGCCGATCATGAAGAGCGTACAGACCCCGATTGTCAAGTTGACCCACAGCGGGAACGCCGGTAGCAGCGCGCTGAACAGCAACACCGGGTAGAGTGCGAAGGTGATCCCGAACAGCGTGAGCTCCCGGCCGGTGGGCATCTCCAGGAGCGACCCGCGGGACGGCGTGCCGGTCTGGCGAACGGAGTATGTGGCCGACGAACTCCAGGTGGCCCCGCTGCCGTCGTTGTCGCTGAAGTCGCTGGTCCCAGCGGTCCCGGAGCGCCGGGTCGACCCTGCGTTCGACGCGGCCGCCGTCCCGCTGGTCGCATCGGTCGACTGTTCGTCGCTCGACGACCCATCGGTGTCGGTCGTCGAGCGGTCGGCTCTGTCCTCGGCGACGCGCTCCCTCGCAGCCCGTTCCCGTCGTTCTCGCTCCCGGGCGCTTGTCCGAGACGTGGCCTGACCAGCGCTTGCTTCGGTCCGGTCGCTACCTGACGGAGATCTGCCGTATCCCGCCCGCTGTGCCGCTTCGGCCACGTCACTGCTGTCCGCGTCTGCTATATTTCTCTCGCCCGCAACGTAGGCGTCGTGACCGAGCCGGTCGTATCGCGCTCGCTCGTCCTCGTCGGTGAGTACGTCCCGGGCTTCGATGAGCCGCTGTGTCGCCTCGCCGGCGTCAGCAGCGTCGCTCACGTCGGGGTGTGTCTCCTTCAGTCGTTCCCGATAGGCCGTTTCGATAGCCGCCGTCGACGCGTCAGTTGAGACGCCCAGTACCTCGTAGAACGTCTCGCTCATACCGGCCGAACCACCCGTCTGCGGCTCTGTTCGGTCACTCGTCTTCCACGCCTCCGTCGGTCTCCGCGCCGCGGTCGGACGACTCCCGGTCCCGTGCGAGTCGTTCAAGCGCCGTCGCGATGCGTTCAAGCGTGAACACGAACCGCACGATTAGATACAGGACCCAGGGGACAACGGCCACTAGCAGCCCGAGGAGAATCTGCTGGACAATAAGCAGGCTGTACAGGACGATAGCTACGGAGAGGGCTGCCAGTATCCCTATCGCCGCTTTTCTGTTCGGGTTGGAGGGCATCGCTAGCCCGTTCACGCCCGCGGAACCAAAGCGTTTGCTCCCGCGTGGATACGAGGAATCTTTTTGCGAGGGCCGTCCCGAGCCACGGTATGGTCTCTGAGCTATTCGACCCGGAGCGGTGGACCGCCATCGACCGGTTTGACTTCACCGACATCACCTATCACCGCTCGACCGACACGGGCGCGGTCCGCATCGCCTTCGACCGGCCGGAGAAGCGCAACGCCTTCCGGCCGGAGACGGTCGACGAACTCGCGACAGCGCTGGATCACGCCAAGCGCCAGACCGACGTTGGCTGTGTCCTCCTGACCGGGAACGGTCCCTCCGAGAAGGACGGCGGCTGGGCCTTCTGTTCCGGCGGGGACCAGAGCATTCGAGGTGAAAGTGGCTACGAGTACAGCGGGTCCGAAGAAGCAGCTGAAAGTGACGGTGTGGAGGATGACGCCCCCGAGAACGTCGGCCGGCTTCACATCCTCGAAGTCCAGCGCCAGATTCGCCACATCCCCAAGCCCGTCGTCGCCGTTGTTCCGGGGTGGGCCGTCGGCGGGGGGCACTCGCTGCACGTCGTCTGTGACCTCACGCTCGCCAGCGAGGAACACGCGAAGTTCCTCCAGACGGACCCCGACGTGGGGAGCTTCGACGGCGGCTTCGGTTCGGCGTATCTCGCCCGACAGGTCGGCCAGAAGAAGGCCCGCGAGGTGTTCTTCCTCGGCAAGACCTACGATGCTGCGGAAGCCGCCGACATGGGGATGGTCAATGACGTGGTGCCCCACGAAGATCTGGAAGACACCGCTATCGAGTGGGCCGAGCGAATGAACGAGAAGTCACCGACGGCGATGCGGATGCTGAAATACGCGTTCAATCTCGACTCAGACGGCATGGTCGGCCAGCAGGTGTTCGCCGGCGAGGCGACACGGCTGGCGTACATGACCGACGAGGCTCAGGAGGGGCGGGACGCGTTCAACGAAGGGCGCGACCCGGACTTCGACGACGTGCCGTGGCACTACTGACTCACGCCACCTGCCTGTCGGTCAGTCCTCGTAGGCGAGGGTCATGACCCACTGCGAGAAGGTGTCGTCGTGGGGGTCGACTTCTTCATCGCCGATAAACGGCGAGAGCTGGTCGCCGGCCATCAGGAGCGAGAAATCGAGGTCGCGGGCCGCAGGCGTCAGGTAGTACGTGTTGTGTCCCTCGTACACCGTCTCCTCACGCTGAATGAGGTCCTTCTCGAACAGGGACTCGACGATGCGACTCCCCTTTCGCGAGGAGACGTCGAGTTCCTTCCAGAAGTCGCTCTGGTGGATGCCACCGGACTCCCGAATCAGTTCAAGCCCGGCCCGCTCGCCATCAGAAAGGTCCGCCTCCGACGCTGCTGAACTCATGTATTACTCATACCGTGAGTCGGCCGCTTAAATCTGACCTTCGACCGGGCGGTACGGCGTCCGGCATGGCGGCCCGGCCGCGTGCTGATACTCGTAGTCGGCACCCAGTGTGATAAGCGACGACGACCGCGTCCCGAATCCGTCACCGTGGACGCAGACGCCGTACTCGTGGTCGCTGATGGTCTCGCCCGCGCGATCTATCCACTCGGCGGCGGCCTCGCCGGGTTCCGGCACCATGGCCTCGTGTAGCCGGGCCGCGTTGGTCGCCTGCGCCTCGCCGTCGTCGGGCCGACGCGATGGAATCCGGTAGTCGCCGTCCGCGCCGACGTTGACGACGACGTGGACGCCGGGCTGGAAGTTCCGGACCGCGAGCTGACCGTCCCATTCCAGCAGCACGGCGGCGTTCTCGTCTGCCAGCAGAAGATTGAATCCCGAGTATTCGGCCTCTCTGGTCGCCTGTTCGACAGCGCGGGCGGCTGACTCCGCGCTCTCGTGACTCAGCGCGTCCCGGACGAGCAAGCCGCGTGAGCGCTCGCCGGCAAGATCAGTGTCGAGCCAGCGGTTCGTCACCGCTGCCAGCAGGCCGTGCTCGTTGTAGCCGATCCACGTCCCGTCAGCTTCCTCGTCGGCGGGTGCGACGACGCGACTCCCCCAGTGGCGCTGCCGCGGCGGCTGTGACGGCCTATCGAGTCGCTCGTCGCGGTTCGCCGCGACCGCGACCGGCGTGCCGTCGAAGACCTGCCACGCGAGGACGATTGTACACACGGGACCACGTAGGCTACCGACGGGCAAAACGGCTTGGCTCGCGGAGGCTCACCCGGGCCGCTCGTGGGCGTCGCCCGCTGTGAGCCGCGACCGGACGGCCTCGCGGTCGACGGTCCCCGAGGCAGTCCGCGGAAGCGCGTCGTCGACTCGAACTGTCTTCGGGACTTCGTACGGGGCGAGTCGCTCGGCACAGTGGTCGCGAACCGCCGTAGGCGATACGTCCCCAACGACCAGTGCGGCGACCTGCTGACCCCACTCTTCATCCGGAAGGTCCACGACGGACACGTCCTCGACCGCGGGATGGTCCCGGACCGCCGCGGCAACCGTGTTCGCGTCGACGTTCTCTCCGCCAGTCACAATCTGGTCGTCGACGCGGCCCTCGACCCAGAGGCGACCGTCGGCGTCGCGGTAGCCGAGGTCGCCCGTCCGGAACCCGAACTCGCCGAACGCCGCGCCGTCGCCGCCCAGGTAGCCCGGCGTCACCGTGGGCCCGTCGACGGCTATCTCGCCGGGTTCGCCGGGGCCACAGGGCTCCCCGTCGGCGACGACCGTCACCTCGGTGAACGCGAGCGGCTGGCCGACGGTGCCGGCGTGCTCGAAGGCGGTCTCGGGCCGTGCGGTCGCTATCTGGGACGCTGTCTCGGTCATCCCGTAGGTTGGACAGACCGGCACGCCCCGCTGCCGACAGCGCTCGATAAGTGCCTCGCTGGCCGGCCCGCCACCGAGGAGGACGAACCGGAGCGAAGCCGGCGGTTCCCAGTCGGCGTCCAGTAGCCGCGAGAGCATCGTCGGCACCAGCGAGACGCCGGTCACCGACCGGTCGGCGATGACTTGCCGGGTCCCGTCGGCGTCGAATGAACGCTGGACGACGACCGTCGTACCGTACAGCGCGCTCCGGACGAACGGGGCCAGCCCGCCCATGTGGTAGGTCGGCAGGCAGACGAGCCAGCGGTCCGTCGGCAGGACGCCCAGCCGGTACGACGACGCGACGGCGCTGGCGACGAGGTTGCCGACGGTCAGCCGGACGCCTTTCGGCTCGCTCGTGGTCCCCGAAGTAAAGATGACAAGTTGGGTGTCCGTCCGAGAGAGGCGCGCCGGCGTCACGTCGGCCCTTCGGTTGGGGCCTGCCCCGTCCGGCCGGACCGGCAGGTCCGCCACCGAAACGACCGGGCAGGTAGCCGTCTCCGCGGCGAGGTCACGCGTCGACGGCCCACAGACCAGCAGGTCCGCATCAACCGTCGAGAGCTGACTCCGGAGCGTCGCCGCGTCGAGTTCGACGTGCAGCGGCGCGAGCGTCGCGCCCAGTCGCATCGTTGCGAACAGGAGCGTCCCGACTGCCGGCCGCGTCGGCAGGAGCGCCGCGACGGTAGCGTCCGTGCCGTCGAGTCGCCGGTCGAGGTCGGCAGCCACCGAATCGACGGCGGCATCGAGTTCGCGGTACGTCGTCTCGTCGCCTGCGTCCGCCGCAACCATCGCCGTCCGGTCGGGCGTGGCGCTCGCCCGGTGGGTCACGAGGTCTTTCGTCGGCCACTCGACGGGGTCACGCATCGGTCTCCACCTCAGTCGGGTCGATGCCGAGGCCGGCCGACTGGGGGACTGACATCGACCCGTCAGTCACCGTTGTCGGGTCCGGTGCGAGGTCGGCCGCCAGTCGGTCGCCGGTCGCCAGACCACACGCGGCCACGTCGGGAATCGCGGCGGCGACGTGCAGCGCCGCGAGACGGGCGACAACGGCGTCGATAGTCGTCGTGACAACCGGTTCAACGCCCTGTTCGCGGGCCCGGAGCGCCAGCGTGTGGGCGTTGCCGGGGCCGCCGAGTACCATCGGTTTCAGTATCAATACATCGGCCGCGTCGGCGTCGAGTACGCTATCGACCCGGCGGCCGACGAGCGACTCGTCGAGCGCGATACCGACGCCGTTGCCCCGAAGCTCGGCGTGGCCGGTGAGGTCGTCGGCCGGGAGCGGCTGTTCGACGTAACTCACGTCAAGTGGCGCGAGGCGGTCGATGGCGTCCGCGGCCTCCTCGTGAGACCACGCGCCGTTGGCGTCGGCTCGCACTGTCACGTCCTCGTCGACGCGCTCTCGGACGGTCCGAACACGCTCGATATCTTCGTCGACGGTTCGTTTCCCGACCTTGAGCTTACAGCAGTCGTAGCCGGCCGCGACCGCCCGCTCGACGGCGGCGGCCGTCTCGTCCGGAGGCCCGTCGCCGACCGTCGCGTTTACCGGGACGCGATTACAGTGCCTGTCGGAGTCGAACCACTGGTACAGCGGCACGCTGTCGGCTTTGGCGTCGGCGTCCAGTAGCGCGGTCGCGAAACCGTGCCGCGCGGCGGGAACCGACGCGGCGTCCAGCGAGAGGAGGACATCCGTGTGCCCGCCGTCGGCCGCGACCGTGGTAGCGTCGTCGAGTCCGCGTTGGCAGTCGTCGAGCGACTCCGTCCAGCCCGGGAGTGGCGTAGCCTCACCGACGCCGGTTTCGCCGCGGTGGTCGTAGCGGACGACGAACCCAGAGCGCTGGCTGATAGTCTCG from Haloarcula rubripromontorii harbors:
- a CDS encoding helix-turn-helix transcriptional regulator, which codes for MSSAASEADLSDGERAGLELIRESGGIHQSDFWKELDVSSRKGSRIVESLFEKDLIQREETVYEGHNTYYLTPAARDLDFSLLMAGDQLSPFIGDEEVDPHDDTFSQWVMTLAYED
- a CDS encoding J domain-containing protein translates to MSETFYEVLGVSTDASTAAIETAYRERLKETHPDVSDAADAGEATQRLIEARDVLTDEDERARYDRLGHDAYVAGERNIADADSSDVAEAAQRAGYGRSPSGSDRTEASAGQATSRTSARERERRERAARERVAEDRADRSTTDTDGSSSDEQSTDATSGTAAASNAGSTRRSGTAGTSDFSDNDGSGATWSSSATYSVRQTGTPSRGSLLEMPTGRELTLFGITFALYPVLLFSALLPAFPLWVNLTIGVCTLFMIGYLQSEPTIAILVFGSWSLTTAVLLVVLNISAFSLIGALALSGTWLPFGLSLLTASVLRL
- a CDS encoding NRDE family protein; the encoded protein is MCTIVLAWQVFDGTPVAVAANRDERLDRPSQPPRQRHWGSRVVAPADEEADGTWIGYNEHGLLAAVTNRWLDTDLAGERSRGLLVRDALSHESAESAARAVEQATREAEYSGFNLLLADENAAVLLEWDGQLAVRNFQPGVHVVVNVGADGDYRIPSRRPDDGEAQATNAARLHEAMVPEPGEAAAEWIDRAGETISDHEYGVCVHGDGFGTRSSSLITLGADYEYQHAAGPPCRTPYRPVEGQI
- a CDS encoding class I adenylate-forming enzyme family protein, whose product is MRDPVEWPTKDLVTHRASATPDRTAMVAADAGDETTYRELDAAVDSVAADLDRRLDGTDATVAALLPTRPAVGTLLFATMRLGATLAPLHVELDAATLRSQLSTVDADLLVCGPSTRDLAAETATCPVVSVADLPVRPDGAGPNRRADVTPARLSRTDTQLVIFTSGTTSEPKGVRLTVGNLVASAVASSYRLGVLPTDRWLVCLPTYHMGGLAPFVRSALYGTTVVVQRSFDADGTRQVIADRSVTGVSLVPTMLSRLLDADWEPPASLRFVLLGGGPASEALIERCRQRGVPVCPTYGMTETASQIATARPETAFEHAGTVGQPLAFTEVTVVADGEPCGPGEPGEIAVDGPTVTPGYLGGDGAAFGEFGFRTGDLGYRDADGRLWVEGRVDDQIVTGGENVDANTVAAAVRDHPAVEDVSVVDLPDEEWGQQVAALVVGDVSPTAVRDHCAERLAPYEVPKTVRVDDALPRTASGTVDREAVRSRLTAGDAHERPG
- a CDS encoding mandelate racemase/muconate lactonizing enzyme family protein, whose translation is MNVDPFSLPLSGPLVTARETISQRSGFVVRYDHRGETGVGEATPLPGWTESLDDCQRGLDDATTVAADGGHTDVLLSLDAASVPAARHGFATALLDADAKADSVPLYQWFDSDRHCNRVPVNATVGDGPPDETAAAVERAVAAGYDCCKLKVGKRTVDEDIERVRTVRERVDEDVTVRADANGAWSHEEAADAIDRLAPLDVSYVEQPLPADDLTGHAELRGNGVGIALDESLVGRRVDSVLDADAADVLILKPMVLGGPGNAHTLALRAREQGVEPVVTTTIDAVVARLAALHVAAAIPDVAACGLATGDRLAADLAPDPTTVTDGSMSVPQSAGLGIDPTEVETDA
- a CDS encoding 1,4-dihydroxy-2-naphthoyl-CoA synthase, producing MVSELFDPERWTAIDRFDFTDITYHRSTDTGAVRIAFDRPEKRNAFRPETVDELATALDHAKRQTDVGCVLLTGNGPSEKDGGWAFCSGGDQSIRGESGYEYSGSEEAAESDGVEDDAPENVGRLHILEVQRQIRHIPKPVVAVVPGWAVGGGHSLHVVCDLTLASEEHAKFLQTDPDVGSFDGGFGSAYLARQVGQKKAREVFFLGKTYDAAEAADMGMVNDVVPHEDLEDTAIEWAERMNEKSPTAMRMLKYAFNLDSDGMVGQQVFAGEATRLAYMTDEAQEGRDAFNEGRDPDFDDVPWHY